Genomic window (Rosa chinensis cultivar Old Blush chromosome 6, RchiOBHm-V2, whole genome shotgun sequence):
GAATAATATCATTATGTTTAATTTCATTCGCTATATATGAATTTACTCTGTGTTTCATCCTTCTAAGTAAACTCGTGCGGCATGCCATCTGTTGGTGAATGGTTAGCTCACATTCTCCACATACCCATTCAGAGTTGTTTATTCTTTCTTGTTGTTTAAGCAAACTCCTACAAATTTTATACAAACAAGAAGCTAAAATAAGCCGGTTTTGAGTTCTAACGGTTTCATTTATATATAGGATCTAAACATTTGGCCAAAGGGGTTTGAGACTTTGAGTATCCGAGTATCAAACTCAAAAGTTCAATCATTGACGACTACATGTTGTTGTCACAACGATTTAATATTATAAATGGAGGTGCATGCAAATGGACATTTCCCTCTTGTAGCATTGACATTAACGTTTCTAGAGAAATAGCGGTAATAATATATCCAGCCAATATAGATATCCCATGTTTTCAATGGGTTTTGTTTCGTTTATAATTTTGCTTCCTTGGTCAAATTAGAGGACTTTTGGTATGTAAATGAACATGTGTttgttatattttgttatatttattcGCGAATCATCATGATCAAATAGTAGACTTTATATCCTTGGAAGAGTATAGTAGAAAATCCAGTTGCATCATGCAAAGCCGGAAAAATGAGAGACGATTGGTGATAATGTATTAAAATGGTTGCGAGAAAAACATATAAGATAGATGTTTAGTTGCATAAAACATCAAtccagagttttttttttttttttttgaagtaatcaGTCCAGAGTTTAATTACAAGTGATGTTCGGTAAAAATAGAAAAGTGAATACTACTCGATCTCTCGGTCTCTCCTAGAGTTTGGTCTAGGATTTTGTTAGGGTTTacgatttttatttctttgtttggttacttttttttctttggcatcTACTAAATTGAGGTTGTGCGTCACTTTGCTAATagtttgtttattgatgatgtgTGGTTAAATGAGACTACTGCTATCATTTAGGATGTTTTCTACGAATTGTAGCTTAGGGTTCATGCCTTATGTCCCCCTCCCAATGCAAATTACTACCAATATAATAAATGAAACCGGGCGTTGGACTGAGCCtcctaggctgggttccaaatctcatttcaaaaaaaaaaaaaaaattgaggttgTGCGTATATGGTTAATTAGTTCTTACTTCTTACcaagattaaaagaaaaattattaattaaattaattaatattcAAAAACTCAGATTGAACCAAATCTTTCCATTCAAAGATCTTACCATTTTTTATATGATCTAAATCTTAATATAATTATTATATAGCCGATATATAGTAGTTAGTAGCAAATTTAGACTTGACACCACAAATTCGAATACTACTTTGTGTAATTAGTCTTTCAAAAAGAATGTTAATTTCACTCTGTATGCTTTCCAAGCCCATCAGAAACCGTCTTAATCTAATGGAAGCACTACTGGGACTAATTTGGCTGATCCTAACAAGACAAGGAGTGGTTAGCTAAGGGACTAAATGACTGTTGCCCCAATATACATATATGTCATTGACAGCGATttacaaaaatcaaacaaagaggCTGTGGCAATTTCTTTGATTAGCTATTGCCAATTTTTgcaggaagaaaagaaaatggactCGTGCAATTTTCCAgccaaagaaaataaatgtaacATGGATCTTGATGTCTAGAAGCTGTGATGTAATTAGCTAACCATCGTAGGTTATTTGATAATTTTCTATAGGAGGTTGTTAAAACATGCATGCGTCAACTGAaaattctttaattttttggttCCTGCAAAATTATTAATGCAAAAAAATTTGTCCTAACAAAACAAAGTGTGTTTTGGAAGCCTGCAACTAATTTTTGTTTATAACTTTTGTTAATGTTTATACACTaattcaagcaaaaaaaaattattaaaaagaaTGTTCTCAGCCGCCTGATGTacgtttatatatttatttggttttttttttttatactaatTAATTTATAATTTCACCAAATGCAGGTCAAAATGCTCTAAATTCTTAATGCGAGTGTGATACCATCCCACAATGGAGTATACCAACTGGCACTAGAGAAATGTGTAGGGAAGTTTAAGAGATCTATGCTTTTGCGGCAATTAGACCTATTAAAGTATTAGTTTATCGGATAAAAAAATTTTCATAAGTGATGACTGTATTAAGATGACAATGTAGATAATAAACATGATGCTGTTctaataaatagaaaaataattTATATTTGGTGTTCTATACCCGTATACATAGACGTATGCGAGATGCAACGAGAGACTGAGTGTCACACAGAAGAATGATCGAACATTATAACAAATTTCTTAGTGATTTTTGTCAAACGACTAACGTAATAAACCATTAATAAATTgtttattattttatatatttaattattaatatttaaatatataacagcaatttcaattcaaaatTACCCTTCGGATTATCCCAAGTGTTGAGAAGGGGACAGGTTGAAAATTGGAATATGATTAAACTAGATCCCGTTTTATTTCCCCtctaatgtaaaaaaaaaaaaaaaaaaaacaacttcggTTCAAAGTGGGGAATGTCATGATTGTCCTACTAACACTGCAAATTTCAACGGTAATGATTTTTATTCAAATAAGATTATCCGCTCATCAAATCAAGTAAATAAGAAACATTCTATAGGTTGAGGCTCAATGTCTCCTcattgtattcgacagtttcattaatcaagttTGAGGACAGCCGCACCAACtctttactaaaaaaaaaattaaaaaaagaagcatTCTACAGGTTGTTTTCCAAATCTTCGAGATTAAAGCTGAGAATGAAAAGTACATTTGTAAACTCAAAAGTTAATAAATCATTTATGGTTGTGGCAAACAGGCAGGAAAAGGAATGAGAATAATTCAATCCATTCCCCGACAAAGACCTTTAGGTCGCAAAGTCAAACTCTTTGTTACCACTTACCAGTAGGGAAATCATGTTGCTAAAAAGCTAGATCATCTGGTTTATATCCAAGCTGGGTGCACCCCAAATCCACAAACAAACAATGAAAGGTGCATTGAGTAGTAACCACAACAAAAACATAGAAACCTCCACAATGGGAAAATCAGGTTCCTTAATCTAAATATCCACCATTCTGAAACCTAAAACCTGATTTCCAACTGTTAAAATGTCATTTACAAAAGGGGAGTAAGCATTTAGATAACTGCATTTTGTCAACAACTAATAGGGGACGGAGGGAATTAGGATGTATTAAGAGTTTAGGActtaaaattaaagcaacagAATTGAACTTAAGTTACTATAACTTACCGATCTAGTAATGAGGTCTTAAGTTCAACTTTCGTCTTCTTAGTCGAACTTACATCATTATACGTACATGGGACTTGCTATATTCTCAGCGACCCTATCCTTCACTTGAGTTGGAGCTTACGGTCAAGTTCAGATGCATGGTAATGTGATCTTGACATGTCTAATTATCATAATTTCTTTATGGTAGATAaaccctctctttttttttttttttttttttggttcttgtCATAATGGAATAGAAAACTTACGCTAATTAAAGAGGGAAAAACAAACACGCACCCTCGCACCCTAGCTAGTTACTAAATTCTGACAACTGTATGTTACTGGTTACTGACATTTTCTTAAATTTGACAAGATAGTTCTGCTGCGTCTTTTCACATCTGTATCAGTGTATTGGGTCATTTCATGTTTTGGTCAGAGGGTTAGCTTAACTGCTTGAGGTGTTTGCTCATGTTGATAATGAATGGATCGATCAAGCTCCAGTAATCAACTTTCACCAAGTTGAATTCCCCAAATTTTGagctttcattttgtttttagcTAAAAATGAGCAGAAAAAAGACCTTCCCATAATAAATCTTGCTTGCTACTAAGTTTCGAGATAAACTATGGTACTGTGATGTTTATCATATATACATCAATTTTACATTTATTTGAACAAAAGTTATAATTATCtgaattaaaattacaacattgataacaaagttaccatattcatttacactatttacatataattaaacaaaaattacaacattgacaataaatttgttcaaaaacttgtaacaagGTCGTAGGTGGTGTAAttaactaagattacacaaaataagacTCAACATTActactctgacaacaaatttgttgtcacatttaTAAATGTATGTATGAGATACAGGTatgtattatagaattttccctaAGTTCCAGCCCAACATTCTACTCCATCTGGATTGATCTGTTAATTCCAGTGCCCCAAGCAACGTTCATAGATAGACTATATGTGATCGAAGCTGAGAGCAATGGATGCACTCTATGTATTAGCTGACCTACATAGAACTCACTATCATCTCTGTATTAGAAAACTAGCATGACTTTTTAAATTGATTtgatgaaaagaaaatgaagaggatCGGAACAAGAATAAGAGGGTAAACAAATAGCGAAAAATACAAGCTGCCAAGTAATTGGCCGACCTTGCTAGCTTGTACGTGCCtcctattttaaaaaaaaaaatctcaactaTATGCAGGATAATGAAAGTTGACAATTTAGTGTTCTCAACCTCTGGCTTGCTGGCACATAGATTTTAGATTTATTAGGTTACTTCACTTACTTGTTTTATACCGACAAATACATCAATATATAAACTTTCTTTTTGTATAAGGCATCAATAGACATACTTAATTTAATGATAGTTTTCTCCAAAATATTAGATGAGATCCTAATTATTGAGTACTCTCTTAAGCTAAAAACACATTGATACAAATAACTATAAAAATAAATGTAGGAACTAACAACTCAAGGCATACAAATCTGTCATACTGATATAGTCGTACGCATTTTAATGTAGAGCGGATTTGATCACGAACTAACATTGTTTGCAGTGAGTAATTTGATTTGATCACTGGATTTTGGATGTCAAAGTCGCGATATAACTGCTAAAACCGATGTCTTCACTGTTTTTAAAATTTATCTTTATTAATTGTTGATTTGAGGTAGGAACCGGCATGATTTTGTAGTCGGCTACCCAATCTTTAACATttgaatatatttttattcatgTAATATATCAATATCGCTTGCGgtgtgaaaatttgaaaatcaaAGTGGTAGGTTTGAGCATTGGTTATCAAGTAACACCAATTGTATATACAGTACAAAATgggaaaattttcaaatatacGTCATAATATTAGTTTACAATAACGTAATTAGTTGTATAAATAAGTTGATTAAGGAATATACTAACATGCTACCAAATggcaacaaagaaaaagaaaacagtgTACCAAACGAATGGTACAAGTACTGTAACAAACAAAGCAAAACCCGATCGGCACGGTGTAGAGTGTAGACTAAAGAAAATACAATAAATATCGTCACAGATAGCACGTAGAAATTCATATATAAAGACGGCGTCTATGACCATTCTTCATTTTTAGTCAAGCTTCTCCCACTAATCCTATCCTTCCTCCCTCTTTCCTCATTTCCCCTCTCAAATTTCTATATATCCCAATCCCTCACTATTCCGTAACCTTGATTTCTTAAGCCTCTCATCACCAAGACaagcctagctagctagctactagTTATGGAGATGAAAGTAGCACTTCCGGCGCCTCCGGTGGACTTCAACTTCGACAGCGCCTGCTCCTCCCCGTACTTGACCGCCCCGTCGAGCCCCACCCGGTTCGGCAACTACTACTTCAGCGCACCCACCAGCCCCAATCGGTCTTCCTCCTTCTACCGCCAGTTCAATGACTTCGACTACAATCTTAGCTCTACTAGTACTAAATACTCCCCTTCCTCTATCCCTTTCAAGTGGGAAGAAAAGCCCGGGATTCCGAAATCCCGGGCTACAATCAACGGCGACGATCTTGTGGATTTCGAGTTCAATTTCAGTGGCCAACTGGAGAAAGCTTCTTTGCCCGCAGATGAGCTCTTTGACGGCGGGAAGATCAAGCCTCTGAAGCCTCCTCCTCGGCTACACGTCAGCACTAATAGAAAGCAGGATCCGGGATCCTCCTCCGGTTTATCTCCACGGTCGCCGTCGCCGAGATCATCGAGAGTACTATGCCAAGGGAAGAGAATGGTCCAAGACGTGTTGTCTCCACGCCATCTTCACAGAAAGGTCGATTCCGATCCTTTCACGGCGGCCATGGAGGAGACTCGGAGAGATTGTTACAGAGATGAATATGACTACGCAGAAGAAGAGTTTCAGAGTCGACGTGGCAGGGAAAGAATGTCGAGAATGCCTTCGAGACACGTCAACGCTTCAATCCGAAAAGGAACCAGGTCTTTGTCTCCGTTGAGGATTCCGGACATCATGTTCGATGACGTTGCATCACCTGCTCCGACGGCGAGTACCTCTAACAGCTCAATCAAGCCAGCCACTCCTTCTTCTATTTCTTCGGCTTACTCTTCGATATTATCAGCGATTTCGTTCTCGAAAGTGAACAAGAAGTGGAAGCTGAAGGATCTCTTGTTGTTTCGGAGCGCATCGGAAGGTAGAGCCACGACGGGGAAGGATCCTCTAAGGAAGTATTCGCTTTTGTCGACAAAGAAAAGTATGTCGGAAGATGTGAAGAATTCGAGTTTCCGGTCGACGGACAGCGTTGGCTCGGTTAGCTCGAGGCGGAGAGGACCGGTTTCGCCGCACGAACTGCATTACACTGTGAACCGGGCGGTGACGGAGGAGATGAGGAGGAAGACCGTGTTGCCCTACAAACATGGGCTGTTGGGTTGCTTGGGGTTTAACCATGGGTTGCATGAAATTTCCAGGGGTGCTTTTGGGTCCTTGGCACGTAGCTGATGGGATTGCTTGATCGATCTCGGCCGTAAATAACTTTTTGTTCAGTTTTACTGTCGAATCTCT
Coding sequences:
- the LOC112172539 gene encoding probable membrane-associated kinase regulator 3; translation: MEMKVALPAPPVDFNFDSACSSPYLTAPSSPTRFGNYYFSAPTSPNRSSSFYRQFNDFDYNLSSTSTKYSPSSIPFKWEEKPGIPKSRATINGDDLVDFEFNFSGQLEKASLPADELFDGGKIKPLKPPPRLHVSTNRKQDPGSSSGLSPRSPSPRSSRVLCQGKRMVQDVLSPRHLHRKVDSDPFTAAMEETRRDCYRDEYDYAEEEFQSRRGRERMSRMPSRHVNASIRKGTRSLSPLRIPDIMFDDVASPAPTASTSNSSIKPATPSSISSAYSSILSAISFSKVNKKWKLKDLLLFRSASEGRATTGKDPLRKYSLLSTKKSMSEDVKNSSFRSTDSVGSVSSRRRGPVSPHELHYTVNRAVTEEMRRKTVLPYKHGLLGCLGFNHGLHEISRGAFGSLARS